A genomic segment from Halorubrum depositum encodes:
- a CDS encoding CBS domain-containing protein: MDLNDRTRVSEVMSTPLETIGADVPLREAARRMSDGDISALVVTTGGGCIITQSDIVGAVAAGRDLDEAVVRDVMTENVETVTPDLMMEEVAAMMTMYGVKHLPVVDDDYVGMVSSTDVAAHLS, translated from the coding sequence ATGGACCTGAACGACCGGACCCGCGTCAGCGAGGTCATGTCGACGCCGCTGGAGACGATCGGAGCGGACGTGCCGCTTCGCGAGGCCGCGCGTCGGATGAGCGACGGCGACATCAGCGCGCTCGTCGTGACGACCGGGGGCGGCTGCATCATTACGCAGAGCGACATCGTCGGCGCCGTCGCGGCCGGCCGCGACCTCGACGAGGCCGTCGTCCGCGACGTGATGACCGAGAACGTGGAGACGGTGACGCCGGACCTCATGATGGAGGAGGTCGCGGCGATGATGACCATGTACGGGGTCAAACATCTCCCCGTCGTCGACGACGACTACGTCGGCATGGTCTCGTCGACCGACGTCGCGGCGCACCTGTCGTGA
- a CDS encoding MgtC/SapB family protein: protein MTPVAATPVDPLVYLQTNVAKLILATALGMFLGLEREWSQKSAGIRTFALIGLASAVFSLLDQDGLLIVGGVLIVAIAVLLAVRSFVESDVDGLSLTTSVSMLVTYGVGALVAEEFFIEAVTVAMLSSLLLVLKRELHQFAWGLSREEVRSAVEFTILAFVVFPLLPTETIDPWGAVQPRLIWSLVVAVSAIGFVNYVLVKRYQGRGYAVTGFFGGLVNSTAVVAEMAKRAKGQADLLDIAVGSILLANAAMALRNAAVVAVFVPEAALVVGAPLGAVTLAGVSIAIWRSDWRTTMEAELTSPFSLRNALTFGALFLAVLLVSAGAERMFGAGGFVATSFLAGLVSSGTATTTAVSLLGTGQISVETAVTGVIAGTAASILVKTAFAASIARELVRPVLLWNLVLIAVGVAVGVPLLLL from the coding sequence CTGACCCCGGTCGCCGCGACCCCGGTCGACCCCCTCGTGTACCTCCAGACCAACGTCGCGAAACTGATCTTGGCGACCGCGCTCGGGATGTTCCTCGGACTCGAGCGGGAGTGGTCCCAGAAGTCGGCGGGGATCCGGACGTTCGCGCTGATCGGCCTCGCGTCGGCGGTGTTCTCGCTGCTCGACCAGGACGGGCTCCTGATCGTCGGCGGCGTCCTGATCGTCGCCATCGCGGTGCTGTTGGCCGTCCGGAGCTTCGTCGAGTCGGACGTCGACGGCCTCTCGCTCACCACTTCCGTGTCGATGCTCGTCACGTACGGGGTCGGGGCGCTGGTCGCCGAGGAATTCTTCATCGAGGCGGTGACGGTGGCGATGCTCTCCTCGCTGCTGCTCGTGTTGAAGCGGGAGCTCCACCAGTTCGCGTGGGGGCTCTCCCGCGAGGAGGTCCGCAGCGCCGTGGAGTTCACCATCCTCGCGTTCGTCGTCTTCCCGCTGCTCCCGACCGAGACGATCGACCCGTGGGGGGCGGTCCAGCCGCGGCTCATCTGGTCGCTCGTCGTCGCCGTCAGCGCCATCGGGTTCGTCAACTACGTGCTCGTGAAGCGGTACCAGGGGCGCGGCTACGCGGTGACCGGCTTCTTCGGCGGGCTCGTGAACTCGACGGCGGTCGTCGCGGAGATGGCGAAACGGGCGAAGGGACAGGCGGACCTGCTCGACATCGCGGTCGGATCGATCCTGTTGGCGAACGCCGCGATGGCCCTCCGGAACGCCGCCGTCGTCGCCGTCTTCGTTCCGGAGGCCGCCCTCGTGGTCGGCGCGCCGCTCGGCGCGGTCACGCTCGCCGGCGTCTCCATCGCGATCTGGCGGAGCGACTGGCGGACGACGATGGAGGCGGAGCTCACCTCCCCGTTCAGCCTCCGGAACGCCCTGACGTTCGGCGCGCTGTTCCTCGCGGTGCTGCTCGTCTCCGCCGGCGCCGAGCGGATGTTCGGCGCCGGCGGGTTCGTCGCCACGTCGTTCCTCGCGGGGCTCGTCTCCTCCGGGACCGCGACGACGACCGCCGTCTCGCTGCTCGGGACCGGGCAGATATCGGTCGAAACGGCGGTCACGGGGGTCATCGCCGGGACCGCCGCGAGCATCCTGGTCAAGACCGCGTTCGCGGCGAGCATCGCTCGCGAGCTCGTCCGCCCGGTGCTGCTCTGGAACCTCGTGCTGATCGCCGTCGGGGTCGCGGTCGGCGTTCCGCTACTCCTGTTGTAG
- the artA gene encoding archaeosortase A, with amino-acid sequence MFGPGVPAILSLIPDTFTFAWLVAILFAVSWLLDSRGLAAGRSLAAGTWALFGLFWLTTVPYFAFEHQSYVESILALVGVPACIYAGYLLYNGRASLFTLTRAISLMLFIYLPFETIPAFTLAGVAFPEPRRILIEAVATQTGFLIDLLGYAPERVTSYEGYDAAYAWTLPDGHTVTIHVVLACTGLGSMAIFGGLVAAVRAPLSRKLRALAVSIPLIYVLNILRTTFISVVAGNQYMQWQTDLVLAMFGASDPYRVSFLISDRIMSQLLAVVALIGITFLAVRELPELAVILEDVLYLLTGEEHDLTESLDLPREPTNR; translated from the coding sequence ATGTTCGGTCCCGGCGTGCCGGCGATCCTGAGCCTGATCCCCGACACGTTCACCTTCGCCTGGCTCGTCGCGATCCTCTTCGCCGTCTCGTGGCTGCTCGACAGCCGCGGACTGGCCGCGGGCCGGTCGCTCGCGGCGGGGACGTGGGCGCTGTTCGGACTGTTCTGGCTGACGACGGTCCCGTACTTCGCGTTCGAACACCAGAGCTACGTCGAGTCGATCCTGGCGCTCGTCGGCGTCCCGGCCTGCATCTACGCCGGCTACCTGCTGTACAACGGCCGCGCCTCGCTGTTCACGCTCACGCGGGCCATCTCGCTCATGCTGTTCATCTACCTCCCGTTCGAGACGATCCCGGCGTTCACGCTCGCGGGCGTCGCGTTCCCCGAGCCCCGCCGGATCCTCATCGAGGCGGTCGCCACCCAGACCGGATTCCTCATCGATCTCCTCGGCTACGCGCCGGAGCGCGTGACGAGCTACGAGGGGTACGACGCGGCGTACGCGTGGACGCTCCCCGACGGCCACACGGTCACGATCCACGTCGTGCTGGCGTGTACGGGGCTCGGGAGCATGGCGATCTTCGGCGGGCTCGTCGCCGCCGTGCGGGCGCCGCTCTCGCGGAAGCTCCGCGCGCTCGCGGTCTCGATCCCGCTCATCTACGTGCTCAACATCCTCCGGACGACGTTCATCTCCGTCGTCGCGGGCAACCAGTACATGCAGTGGCAGACCGACCTCGTGCTCGCGATGTTCGGCGCGAGCGACCCGTACCGGGTCTCGTTCCTCATCTCCGACCGGATCATGAGCCAGCTCCTCGCGGTCGTCGCGCTGATCGGCATCACGTTCCTCGCGGTGCGGGAGCTCCCGGAGCTCGCCGTCATCCTCGAGGACGTCCTCTACCTGCTCACGGGCGAGGAACACGACCTGACGGAGTCGCTGGACCTCCCGCGGGAGCCGACGAACCGCTGA
- a CDS encoding transcription elongation factor Spt5 — MPIFSVKTTASQERTVADMLAEKEMPEIQAVIAPDQLTSYVMVEATDGSVFARILDEIPHARGVIQGSEGPAQSPFSEVEHFLSPTPDVEGIAEGDIVELIAGPFKGEKARVQRIDEGKDQVTVELYEATVPIPVTVRGDQIRVLDSDER, encoded by the coding sequence ATGCCGATCTTCTCGGTCAAGACCACCGCGAGCCAGGAGCGCACCGTCGCCGACATGCTCGCGGAGAAGGAGATGCCGGAGATCCAGGCGGTCATCGCCCCCGACCAGCTCACGAGCTACGTGATGGTCGAGGCGACGGACGGCAGCGTGTTCGCCCGGATCCTCGACGAGATCCCCCACGCCCGCGGCGTCATCCAGGGCTCCGAGGGGCCTGCCCAGAGCCCCTTCTCCGAGGTCGAGCACTTCCTCTCGCCGACCCCCGACGTCGAGGGGATCGCCGAGGGCGACATCGTCGAGCTGATCGCCGGCCCGTTCAAGGGCGAGAAGGCCCGCGTCCAGCGCATCGACGAGGGGAAAGACCAGGTGACCGTCGAGCTGTACGAGGCGACAGTCCCGATCCCGGTCACCGTCCGCGGCGACCAGATCCGGGTGCTCGACTCCGACGAGCGCTGA
- a CDS encoding protein translocase SEC61 complex subunit gamma — protein MDVPYDLNSYVRVLKLASTPSTDEFLQVSKIAGAGILLVGFIGFLMFAIMSLLPGVGA, from the coding sequence ATGGACGTTCCGTACGACCTCAACAGCTACGTTCGGGTGCTGAAACTGGCGAGCACGCCGAGCACCGACGAGTTCCTCCAGGTTTCGAAGATCGCCGGCGCCGGCATCCTCCTCGTCGGCTTCATCGGCTTCCTGATGTTCGCGATCATGAGCCTCCTGCCGGGGGTCGGCGCCTGA
- the ftsZ gene encoding cell division protein FtsZ translates to MDSIVEDAIDEAEEPPADDAGEAGAGATDAAAGAPPQSGTMTDDELQDVLQDLQTNITVVGCGGAGGNTVNRMTEEGIHGAKLVAANTDVQHLVNIEADTKILMGQQKTQGRGAGSLPQVGEEAAIESQEEIQDAIDGSDMVFVTAGLGGGTGTGSAPVVAKAARESGALTIAIVTTPFTAEGEVRRTNAEAGLERLRDVSDTVIVVPNDRLLDAVGKLPVRQAFKVSDEVLMRSVKGITELITMPGLVNLDFADVRTVMEKGGVAMIGLGESDSDSKAQDSVKSALRSPLLDVDISGANSALVNVTGGTDMSIEEAEGVVEEIYDRIDPDARIIWGTSVDDELEGEMRTMIVVTGVESPQIYGNNGEPPEGTAAEMEDIDYVE, encoded by the coding sequence ATGGATTCTATCGTGGAGGACGCCATCGACGAAGCCGAGGAGCCCCCGGCGGACGACGCCGGGGAGGCCGGCGCCGGTGCGACCGACGCGGCGGCCGGCGCCCCGCCGCAGTCCGGGACGATGACCGACGACGAGCTACAGGACGTCTTACAGGACCTCCAGACGAACATCACGGTCGTCGGCTGCGGCGGCGCCGGCGGGAACACGGTCAACCGGATGACCGAGGAGGGGATCCACGGCGCGAAGCTGGTCGCGGCCAACACCGACGTCCAGCACCTCGTCAACATCGAGGCCGACACGAAGATCCTCATGGGCCAGCAGAAGACCCAGGGGCGCGGCGCCGGCTCCCTCCCCCAAGTCGGCGAGGAGGCCGCCATCGAGTCCCAAGAGGAGATCCAGGACGCCATCGACGGCTCCGACATGGTGTTCGTCACCGCCGGGCTCGGCGGGGGCACCGGCACGGGCTCGGCCCCGGTCGTCGCGAAGGCCGCCCGCGAGTCGGGCGCGCTCACCATCGCCATCGTCACGACCCCGTTCACCGCCGAGGGCGAGGTCCGCCGGACGAACGCCGAGGCCGGCCTCGAACGCCTCCGCGACGTGAGCGACACGGTCATCGTCGTCCCCAACGACCGCCTGCTCGACGCGGTCGGGAAGCTCCCGGTCCGGCAGGCGTTCAAGGTCTCCGACGAGGTGCTGATGCGCTCGGTGAAAGGGATCACGGAGCTCATCACGATGCCCGGGCTGGTCAACCTCGACTTCGCCGACGTCCGCACCGTCATGGAGAAGGGCGGCGTCGCGATGATCGGCCTCGGCGAGTCCGACTCCGACTCGAAGGCGCAGGACTCGGTGAAATCGGCGCTTCGCTCGCCGCTGCTCGACGTCGACATCTCCGGCGCGAACTCCGCGCTCGTGAACGTCACGGGCGGCACGGACATGTCCATCGAGGAGGCCGAGGGCGTCGTCGAGGAGATCTACGACCGGATCGACCCCGACGCGCGGATTATCTGGGGCACCTCGGTTGACGACGAGCTGGAGGGCGAGATGCGCACCATGATCGTCGTGACCGGCGTCGAGTCGCCGCAGATCTACGGGAACAACGGCGAGCCGCCGGAGGGAACGGCGGCGGAGATGGAAGACATCGACTACGTGGAGTGA
- a CDS encoding D-aminoacyl-tRNA deacylase translates to MIAIVVSRADSASEHIGERLLAVGDWEERVDETRPDAAGGGTYYRTDGFELREFDGLHIELDDPAAAFGGGGEVDAGDAATENDAKGAGDPDFLVFVSRHSGETGELLTAHVTGNFGPAPYGGEPETLADPAPGAEKRVVEALAARAPEGYDVGVECTHHGPTNVSVPSLFVELGSDEAQWEDPEAAEAVARAVLDLRGTGPDLVDGDAPRHVVGFGGGHYAPRFTRIVRETAWAVGHVGADWALGEMGAPEANRETIEQAFARSRADRAVIEGDRPELAAVVEELGHGVVSETWVREVGDRPLPLVERLERDLATVEEGLRFGDVAPAESGALDAVSVRELPGGLLSRAQGIDPEATREAVAANAVAFDTEQAGTRAAGAAAFADGADAPDYADLVTDLAAVLGEGYDAVEVADGAVVARETAFDPELARDRGVPEGPAFGRLADGESVEVDGDAVAPEEVSRSRTERFPIDAADAAE, encoded by the coding sequence GTGATAGCGATCGTCGTCAGCCGGGCCGACAGCGCCTCCGAACACATCGGCGAGCGCCTGCTCGCGGTCGGCGACTGGGAGGAGCGCGTGGACGAGACCCGCCCCGACGCCGCGGGCGGCGGGACCTACTACCGGACCGACGGGTTCGAGCTCCGGGAGTTCGACGGCCTCCACATCGAACTGGACGACCCGGCCGCCGCGTTCGGCGGCGGCGGCGAGGTCGACGCGGGCGACGCCGCCACGGAGAACGACGCCAAGGGCGCCGGCGACCCCGACTTCCTCGTCTTCGTCTCCCGGCACTCCGGGGAGACGGGGGAGCTCCTGACCGCCCACGTCACCGGGAACTTCGGCCCGGCGCCGTACGGCGGCGAGCCGGAGACGCTCGCGGACCCCGCCCCCGGCGCCGAGAAGCGGGTCGTCGAGGCGCTGGCGGCGCGCGCCCCCGAGGGGTACGACGTCGGCGTCGAGTGTACCCACCACGGGCCGACGAACGTCTCCGTCCCCTCGCTGTTCGTCGAGCTCGGGTCCGACGAGGCGCAGTGGGAGGATCCGGAAGCGGCCGAGGCGGTCGCCCGCGCGGTCCTCGACCTCCGCGGCACCGGGCCGGACCTCGTCGACGGCGACGCCCCCCGCCACGTCGTCGGCTTCGGCGGGGGCCACTACGCGCCGCGGTTCACCCGCATCGTCCGCGAGACGGCGTGGGCCGTGGGGCACGTCGGCGCCGACTGGGCGCTCGGCGAGATGGGCGCGCCCGAGGCGAACCGCGAGACGATCGAGCAGGCGTTCGCGCGCAGCCGCGCCGACCGCGCCGTGATCGAGGGCGACAGGCCCGAGCTCGCGGCCGTCGTGGAGGAGCTCGGGCACGGGGTCGTGAGCGAGACGTGGGTCCGGGAGGTCGGCGACCGGCCGCTCCCGCTGGTCGAGCGGCTGGAGCGCGACCTCGCGACCGTCGAGGAGGGGCTCCGGTTCGGCGACGTCGCCCCCGCGGAGTCGGGCGCGCTCGACGCGGTCTCGGTCCGCGAGCTTCCCGGGGGGCTCCTGTCGCGGGCGCAGGGGATCGACCCGGAGGCGACCCGAGAGGCCGTGGCGGCGAACGCCGTCGCCTTCGACACGGAACAGGCCGGCACCCGCGCGGCGGGGGCGGCCGCCTTCGCGGACGGCGCGGACGCCCCAGACTACGCCGACCTCGTCACCGATCTCGCGGCGGTGCTCGGAGAGGGGTACGACGCGGTCGAGGTGGCCGACGGCGCGGTCGTCGCCCGCGAGACCGCCTTCGATCCCGAACTGGCACGGGACCGCGGCGTCCCCGAGGGGCCGGCGTTCGGTCGGCTCGCCGACGGCGAGTCGGTCGAGGTCGACGGCGACGCGGTGGCCCCGGAGGAGGTGTCGCGGTCGCGGACGGAGCGGTTCCCGATCGACGCCGCGGACGCGGCGGAGTGA
- a CDS encoding calcium/sodium antiporter, which translates to MLLGSPLTELLLLVGGAALLYAGAELLVKGASDLALAVGLKASTVGVTVIAFATTAPELFVSLLGAVTVSTDVGLGTILGSNIANIGLVLGVSALIRPLNVSETVFERHVPFMVLAALLLVGLGWNGRIGRPGGLLLLGTLVAFTVVVMRRIRQTQSGISTAERAEMPDASLRDVTAVVGGIAALVLGSRWLIDGGESLLSAAGFSDIFIGLTVLALGTSLPELAASVVAAVRGQAEFSVGNVVGSNIYNVLAVIGIIAVIRPIGVSSGVRGFEFPALLAFTGGLVGIMYRGDRISRVDGAVLVAGYVAFAYLLLP; encoded by the coding sequence GTGTTGCTCGGGTCGCCGCTCACGGAACTCCTGCTCCTCGTCGGGGGCGCCGCCCTCCTGTACGCGGGCGCCGAACTGCTCGTCAAGGGCGCCAGCGACCTGGCGCTCGCCGTCGGCCTGAAGGCGTCGACGGTCGGGGTCACCGTCATCGCGTTCGCGACGACCGCCCCCGAGCTGTTCGTCTCCCTCCTCGGCGCCGTCACCGTGTCGACGGACGTTGGGCTCGGGACGATCCTCGGGTCGAACATCGCGAACATTGGGCTCGTGTTGGGCGTCTCCGCGCTGATCCGCCCCCTCAACGTCTCCGAGACGGTGTTCGAGCGCCACGTCCCCTTCATGGTGCTCGCCGCGCTGCTGCTCGTGGGGCTCGGCTGGAACGGGCGCATCGGCCGACCGGGCGGCCTCCTCCTGCTCGGGACGCTCGTGGCGTTCACCGTCGTGGTCATGCGCCGGATCCGGCAGACCCAGTCCGGCATCTCCACCGCGGAGCGCGCGGAGATGCCGGACGCCAGCCTCCGCGACGTCACCGCCGTGGTCGGCGGGATCGCCGCGCTGGTGCTCGGGTCGCGGTGGCTGATCGACGGCGGGGAGTCGCTGCTCTCCGCGGCCGGCTTCTCCGACATCTTCATCGGGCTCACCGTGCTCGCGCTGGGTACCTCGCTCCCCGAGCTGGCGGCGAGCGTCGTCGCCGCCGTGCGCGGCCAGGCCGAGTTCAGCGTCGGCAACGTCGTCGGGTCGAACATCTACAACGTCCTCGCCGTCATCGGGATCATCGCGGTCATCCGGCCGATCGGCGTGAGCTCGGGCGTCCGCGGCTTCGAGTTCCCCGCGCTGCTCGCGTTCACCGGTGGGCTCGTCGGAATCATGTATCGCGGCGATCGGATCTCCCGGGTCGACGGCGCGGTCCTCGTCGCCGGCTACGTCGCCTTCGCGTACCTGCTGCTCCCGTGA
- a CDS encoding DUF7333 family protein, producing the protein MEFDLPRAAALLVLIVAVGAAGLIGSGVMPLRITLMMVVPSMLAFGAVAFAIGVKHGQFRATHA; encoded by the coding sequence ATGGAGTTCGACCTCCCACGCGCGGCAGCGCTGCTGGTACTGATCGTCGCGGTCGGCGCCGCGGGACTGATCGGAAGCGGAGTGATGCCGCTGCGGATCACGCTGATGATGGTCGTTCCGTCGATGCTCGCCTTCGGAGCGGTCGCCTTCGCGATCGGCGTGAAGCACGGCCAGTTCCGGGCGACGCACGCCTGA
- a CDS encoding PhzF family phenazine biosynthesis protein, with protein METRRALLVDAFTDEPLAGNVAGVVPDAAGLSDDRMGRIAAELGASETAFLFDAGDGADERVRYFTPSTEIDLCGHATIASYAALYDAGEIDAGERTLRTNVGDLSIRVDEDGTVWMRQNPPTVEPVDGAELDADRLGDALGIDPAALRDVGADLPVAVASTGLPWLVVPVNFLERLGEAEPDAAAVEAISTEHDVAGIYAYTFDALDAASTLHGRAFAPALGIDEDPVTGTASGAVGAYLRAVDAFDGELPDDLRFEQGHFLDRPGHVRVRVDGDEVRVGGRAVVSTEGELTLPAERDDDIIEA; from the coding sequence ATGGAGACGCGACGCGCGCTGCTCGTCGACGCGTTCACGGACGAACCGCTGGCCGGGAACGTCGCCGGCGTCGTGCCGGACGCCGCGGGACTGAGCGACGACCGGATGGGGCGGATCGCCGCCGAGCTCGGCGCCTCCGAGACAGCGTTCCTCTTCGACGCGGGCGACGGCGCCGACGAGCGGGTCCGCTACTTCACCCCGTCCACGGAGATCGACCTCTGCGGCCACGCCACGATCGCGAGCTACGCCGCGCTGTACGACGCGGGGGAGATCGACGCCGGCGAGCGCACCCTCCGGACGAACGTCGGCGACCTCTCGATCCGGGTCGACGAGGACGGCACCGTCTGGATGCGACAGAACCCGCCGACCGTCGAGCCGGTTGACGGCGCCGAGCTCGACGCCGACCGCCTCGGCGACGCGCTCGGGATCGACCCCGCGGCCCTCAGGGACGTGGGCGCCGACCTCCCCGTCGCGGTCGCCTCGACCGGGCTCCCGTGGCTCGTCGTCCCCGTCAACTTCCTGGAGCGCCTCGGCGAGGCCGAGCCCGACGCGGCCGCCGTCGAGGCGATCTCGACCGAGCACGACGTCGCCGGGATCTACGCGTACACGTTCGACGCGCTCGACGCGGCGTCGACGCTCCACGGCCGGGCGTTCGCGCCCGCTCTGGGCATCGACGAGGACCCCGTGACGGGCACGGCGAGCGGCGCGGTCGGGGCGTACCTCCGGGCGGTCGACGCGTTCGACGGCGAGCTCCCCGACGACCTCCGCTTCGAACAGGGCCACTTCCTCGACCGCCCCGGGCACGTCAGGGTGCGAGTCGACGGCGACGAGGTCCGGGTCGGCGGTCGCGCGGTCGTCTCGACGGAGGGCGAGCTGACGCTGCCGGCGGAGCGGGACGACGACATCATCGAGGCGTGA